The proteins below come from a single Lonchura striata isolate bLonStr1 chromosome 10, bLonStr1.mat, whole genome shotgun sequence genomic window:
- the ARL14 gene encoding ADP-ribosylation factor-like protein 14, with protein sequence MGLHNAKPSMKGANIVMLGLDSAGKSTLLYKFRSDDVFVTMPTVGFNVDMIEAGKDFTLTFWDVGGQKNMRELWSSFLEDAGALLYVVDSSDKRRLEESRREFELILKNESIKNVPVVVLANKQDLPGALNAEEVTRKLKMKKYCSDRNWYVQPCCAITGDGLAEALQRVATFARQYKKSKETFITLKELNSF encoded by the coding sequence ATGGGCCTCCACAACGCCAAGCCCTCCATGAAGGGGGCCAACATCGTGATGCTGGGGCTGGACTCGGCGGGGAAATCCACGCTGCTCTACAAGTTCAGGTCTGACGATGTTTTTGTAACAATGCCAACGGTTGGCTTCAACGTGGACATGATCGAAGCAGGGAAAGATTTCACACTGACATTCTGGGATGTTGGAGGACAGAAGAACATGAGAGAGCTCTGGAGCAGTTTCCTGGAAGACGCCGGCGCGCTGCTGTACGTGGTGGACAGCTCTGACAAGCGGCGGCTGGAGGAGTCCAGGAGGGAATTTGAGCTCATTTTGAAGAACGAATCCATAAAAAACGTGCCGGTGGTCGTGCTGGCCAACAAGCAGGATTTGCCTGGAGCTCTGAACGCCGAGGAGGTCACCAGGAAGCTGAAGATGAAGAAGTACTGCAGTGACAGGAACTGGTAcgtgcagccctgctgtgccatcaCGGGCGACGGGCTGGCAGAAGCTCTCCAGAGGGTGGCCACGTTTGCCAGGCAGTACAAGAAGTCAAAGGAGACTTTCATCACCCTGAAGGAACTCAACTCTTTTTAA